The Sphingomonas sp. G-3-2-10 DNA window GCTGTTCACGGCGATGCAGGGCTTTGTCGGGCTGGTCCCGGTTTTCTCGGCGGTCGCGATGCTGTTCGCGCTGCGCTTCATGGTCGGGCTGGCCGAAGCCCCGTCTTTCCCCGGCAACGCCCGGCTGGTCGCGGCATGGTTTCCCGGCGCCGAGCGCGGCACCGCTTCGGCGATCTTCAACTCCGCCCAGTATTTCTCGCTGGTGGCCTTCGCTCCGCTGATGGGCTGGTTGGTCCACAGTTTTGGCTGGCGCAGTGTCTTCTGGGTGATGGGCGCGCTCGGCCTGCTCGCGACGCTCGTCTTCCTGCGCTTCATCCACTCGCCCGCGAGGCACCCCGGCATCAACGCTGCAGAGCTCGCGCATATCGAGGCCGGCGGCGGACTGGTGAACATGGAGGATGGCGGGAGCGCGGCGAAGACCCCGACCTTCACTTGGAACAATATCCGCCAGCTGCTGGCGAACCGGATGCTGATCGGCATCTATCTGGGTCAATATTGCATCAACGTGCTGACCTATTTCTTCGTCACCTGGTTCCCGATCTATCTGGTCAAGGAGCGCGGGCTGAACATCCTCGAAGCCGGCATCGCCGCCGCCGCACCCGCAATGTGCGGATTCATCGGCGGGCTGGCGGGCGGCTATGCTTCGGACTTCATCCTGAAGAAGACCGGCTCGCTCGACTGGGCGCGCAAGGGGCCGCTAGTCGTCGGCATGGTGCTGGCGACGATGATCATCGCCTGCGTCTGGGTCGAGGCCGAATGGCTGGTGGTCGTGCTGATGTCGGTCGCATTCTTCGGCAAGGGCGTCGCGTCGCTGGGCTGGGCCGTGATGGCCGATGTCGCGCCGAAGCAGCTCGCGGGGCTTTCGGGCGGCGTGTTCAACATGTTCGGCAACATCGCCGGCATCGTCACGCCGATCGCGGTGGGTTACATCGTTGCTGGAACCGGATCGTTCGATCTCGCGCTCGTGTTCGTCGGTGTGCACTGCGTGATCACGATCTTTGCGTATCTTGTGATTGCCGGGCCAATCCGGCGCGTGGAGCTGAAGGCGTGAGACTCGACCGGCGGCAACTGCTTCAGGGCGCGACGGCCCTCGCCCTTCTCCCCGCCGCCGCGCGCGCTGCGCCTGGCACGCTCATCGTCCGCACGCCGATGGCCGCGCCGCGCTGGGCCGTGCTCCAGCGCCATTTGCTCAAGGCCAATGCCGATGCGTGCGAGGCCTATTACGCCAAATATGTCGACTCGCGGGACTGGCTGAAGGTCTTCGCGCGCTGGGGCGCCAATGACGGGCCGGACGATGCGGCGGAGGCGACCAACGACTGGATGCTCCTCCACGCGCTGGGCGCGCCGGACCGCATCCTCGACCTCACCCGGCGCTTCTGGGAAGGGCATCTCAAGCAATATGCCGCGGCGCATACGGTGGACGTGCCGATCGCGCGGCGCGGCATGTATCACCGTGAATTCCCGGTCCAGATGGACTGGCAGCACAACAGCGAGGGGCTGACGACCTTCAACCGCATGGGCCTGTCGATCCCGCGCGACCGAAAGCTGATTGATCGCACCCGCCGCTACGCCGATTTCTACACCGGGCGCGATCCCTCCGCGCCGAACTATGATCCCCGGCACCGCATCATGCGCAGCATGATGAACGGCAGCCGTGGCCCGATGCTGCGCAACGCGACCCCGCTAGATTGGGCGGGCGATCCGTTCGAGGCAGGCGAGCGCTTCCATATGGAGCATGGCGAGTCGACCTATCAGGAGACGCTCGATCACTATGCCGATTATGGCGACGTGGTGTGCGACAGCCCGCTGAACCTTCAGGCGACCACGCTGGGGCTCAATGCATATGCACTGGGCGCGGGCGAGCGGTTCCGCCGCTGGTCGCTCGACTATCTCGATGCGTGGATCGACCGCGCGAAGGCCAACAATGATATCCTGCCGAGCAAGGTCGGCGCGGACGGCAGGGCCGATGCCCGGTGGTGGGACGGCGTCTATGGCTGGGGCTTCTCCCCCATCGTGCCGCACACCGGCAAGCGCGAGGATCGCAACCGCGTGCCGCGTTCGATCACCGCCTTCATGAACGGCACGCTGCTGACCGGCGATCCGGCCTATATCGATGTGTGGAAGCGCCAGACCGCCGCGATCAACGCCCAGTCCAAGACCATCGACGGCAAGCTCCACGCCCCGACCATGTACGGCCCGGAGGGCTGGTACAGCTTCAAGCCCGGCCCGTACCGGACCAACGGGTTCGAAATCTGGTATGTGACGCAGGACCCGGCCGATCGCACCGCGGCGGGATCGCATCCCTGGGTCTCGTTCCTCGAGGGCGGCAATGCCGATTATCCGGTGACCGCGCTGGAAGCGGATCTCAAGCGGGTGGCCGAGCGCGTCAAGCGGCGCGAGGACGATCCGACCACGCCTGACACGCGGCTGGCCGACTGGCCGCTCGACATCAATCCCGCAAGCGTCACCAGCCTGATCCAGCTGATGACCGGCGGGCTGCACATCGCCCGCCCCTCATGGTCGCCGACTTCGGCGCCGCAGGGCGGCGTGCCGCTGCATTGCCGGCTGCGCTATTTCGATGCCGAGAAGCGCCGCGCCGGCGTGCCCGAGGATGTCGGGGCGCTGGTCCACGCGCTGGGCGACCGTTCGACCGAAGTGACGCTGGTGAACATGGGCACCCTGCCCCGCACCGTCACCATTCAGGGCGGTGCCTATGCCGAGCACCGGATCCAAAGCGTGACGCTGAACGGCGCGCCGATGGATGTCGGCGCGGCGGCCTTTACCCTGCGGCTGGAACCCGGCTGCGGCGCGCGGCTGTCGCTGGCGATGAAGCGTTACGCCAACCGGCCCACGCTGGCATTTCCGTGGGATCGCAGCTGAGCCTCAGTCCAGAGACAGCACCATGTCCCACCGGTCGATACCCGGCGCATAGCCGTCGGGCGTGACCGCCTCCGGCACGAAGCCGAAGCCGGCATAGAAGCCCTGCGTATGCTGGCTGGTGTTGAGCACGACGCGGGTGGCACCCGGAACCACGCGCGCCGCGGCCAGCCTCGCTTCGGTCAGGAAACGGCCCAGCCCCTGCCCGTGCAGCGCATTGTCGATCATGCCCCAGCACAAGGCGACGCTGACACCATCGGGTTCGACCGCATGGCCGCCGCAGCCGACGATCCGCTCGTCATGCTCCACGACGAGATAGGGCCAGCGCATGCCCGCATGATCCAGATACTGCGCAAATCCGGGACGTTCCGCGACGTCGAAGAAGCGCGGTACATTGCTGTCGAACAGCGCAAGGCACGCGGCGCGATCGGCGGGCAGATAGGGGCGATGGCTCAACATTGCCGCGCTCTAGCATCGCGGCGGACGCGGCTCTACCCGCCGGGCTTGATGTACGGCGCGACCGCGAACAGCAGGCGTTCCTCGCGGCGGGGGTCGTCTTCGACGCGGAGCTGTCGGTCGAAGATCATCGTCGCGCGGCGCTTCAGGTCATAGTGCGGCCACGCGGGTACGCCGGCGCAATTGGGATTGCCGGTGCGAGCGAGCGAAATGAACGCATCCGCCATGCGCCCCGCGAGCAGCCTGGCGTCGGGACCGTCGCCAGTGCGCGATCCCTTCGCCGCGACATTGTCGAACACCAGAGGAATATCGAGCGTGTGGAACGCGCCGAGCACACCACCCGCCTCGGGCGAAGGATAATCGAGCTGATACATCCAGGTCGGCGCGCCGATCTTCGCGCGCTCCTCGGCCTGGATCAGATGGCCGGGCCATGAGCGGCCGGCGGTGGACGCGGCGAGCAGGATCTGTCCGGGCGACTTGTGCGGATAGATCTCGCGGTAGCGCCGGATCACATGATCGGGCGCGATGTCCTTGGTCATCTGGCTCAGCAGGCGCTGGGGCAGATTGTCCCACGTCGTGTCGCCCGCCTTGAGCCAGTCCGCGATCCAGCCACCGGTCTCGTCATGCGTATTGCCGACGATCAGCGGGATATGCGCGGCCTCGCGCGGAGCATCGGGGACGAAGGGGTGGCGCGGGAGAACGCCGTGATCGAGCGTGGAGACAAAGCTGATCTCGCCCTTGTCCTCCAGCGGATCGGTCATCGCCATCGCTTCGACCAGCCGGTCGACCGGCATCGCCATCAGCGCCGCGACGTCCGCCGCACCGGCTTTCGCCATCCATGCGCGGGCGCGTTCGGTGGCGTGGTTGGGCCCGGCGGCGGTGACGTGCTGCCCGCTCATCGTGGCGACCGAATGGAACAGCGGCCGCGCCTCGGGCATCGCCATCAGCGTGATCGCCTTGGCCCCGCCGCCCGACTGGCCGAAAAGCATGACGCGGCCCGGATCACCGCCGAAGCCCGCGATATTGTCGCGCACCCATTGCAGCGCGAGGACGATGTCGAGATTGCCGGCATTGCCCGACTCCGCCGGTCCGCCGAGCTGCGCGAGATAGGCATAGCCCATTCCGGCCAGCCGGTGATTGAGCGTCACCACCACCACGTCGCCGCGCCGGACGAGGTTGCCGCCGTCATAGAGCGGGTCCGAACCCGATCCATGCGCATGCGCGCCGCCGTGGAGATAGACCATCACCGGACGCTTCCCGGCGTCCAGCCCCGGCGTCCAGATGTTGAGGAACAGGCAATCCTCGCTGGTCGGCTCGTCGGCTCGCGTCTGCGGCGCCGCGGCTCCGTACGCGAACGCATCGGCGATGCCGGTCCAGGGTTTTGGCGGCACCGCCCGCTGGAACCGCCGCGTGGCGGTATCCGCGCCATAGCGCACCCCGCGAAAGACGAGCACGCCGCCCTCCGCCCTGCCCCGCACCCGGCCGTATCGCGTGGCGGCAACCGGGTCCTTCCGCCCGCTCGCCATCGCAGGCGCCGCGACCGGCAGCGCCGCCAGCCCGGCGACGACGGCGCGGCGGCCGATCACGAAACCGCAGTCTGTGCGCACAGCTGACGCATCGGCTCCAGCGCCGGATTATGGTTGTCGCGCCGCCACACCATGTGCAGTTCGACCGGCTTTTCCGGCTCGGTCTTCAGCGCGCGGAACTGGACATCCATCATGTGCAGCCCTGCCGCCGATTGCGGGACGATCGCCGCCGCAAGGCCCGCCTGCACCAGCCCCAGCATCGAATGGATCTGGGTCACATGCTGCACATAATTGGGCGAGACGCCGGCTTCGTCGAAGAGGCGCACCAGCATGTCGTGGAAATAGCCCGCGCCCTGCCGCGCATACATGATCAGCGGCTGGCCATCGAACGAGTCGAGATCGAGTTCGGCTTCGCTCTGGCGCGGATCGCCGGCGGGCAGCGCGACCAGCAGTGGCTCGTGCAGCACGCAGATCGAGTCGAATTCCTGCCGGTCGAGCGGGGGGCGGACGAAGCCGATGTCGATCAGGCCGGTCAGCAGCGCGTCGACCTGCTCGCTGGTCACCATCTCGCGCAGTTCGAGATCGATATTGGGCAGGCTGGCGCGCGCCTGCGCCACGATCTGCGGCACGAGGCTGTAGCCGGAAACGGCGGTGAAACCGATCGCGACCTTGCCCGCATCGCCCTTCGCCACGCGCCGGGCGGAAAGCTGGGCGCTCTCCGCCAGCCGGACGATGCGGCGCGCTTCGATCAGGAAGACGCGGCCAGCCGGGGTCAGGCTGACCTGCCGGCTGGTGCGTTCGAGCAAGGTGACGTCGAGGATACGCTCGAGGAGCTGGATCTGCCGGCTGAGCGGCGACTGGGTCATGTTCAGCCGCTGGGCGGCGCGGCCGAAATGAAGCTCCTCGGCGGCGGCGACGAAGCAGCGAAGCTGGCTGAGTTCGAACATCATGCCAGCTTACTCCGCTCCGCTCATCCCGTCACGCAGCGTCGGCCAGAGCCTTGGGGCTGACCCGCTCGATCAGCGTGCGCAGCTGCGCGTCCTCGGCGGGCGACAGATCGGTCAGCGGCGTGCGCACCGGACCGGCATCGCGGCCGATCATGCGCATCCCTGCCTTTACGATCGACACGGCATAGCCGCGGCCCTGATTGCGCAGGGTGATGTAGGGCAGCACGAAATCGCGGAGCTGCTTCATCACTTCCGCCTGGTCGCCGGCGCGGACCGACTTGTAGAAGGCCAGCGCCCATTCGGGCATGAAGTTGAAGATCGCCGAGGAATAGGTGGTGACGCCCATCGTCAGATACGGCGTGGCGAAGGTCTCGGCGGTGGGGAGACCGCCGATATAGGTCAGGCGATCGCCCATCCGCGCATAGATGCGGGTCATCAGCTCGATATCGCCGACGCCGTCCTTGAAGCCGACAAGGTTGGGGTTGCGTTCGCACAGACCGGCGAGGGTCTCGTCGTTGAGAATCGCATTGTCGCGATTATAGACGATCACGCCCAGACCGGTCGCCTTGCACACGGCCTCGACATGGGCGGCGAGGCCTTCCTGCTTCGATCCCATGAGATAGGGCGGCAGGAGCAGGATCCCGTCGGCGCCGGCCTTTTCGGCGTCGCGGGCGATGCCGGTAGCGATCGCGGTGCCGTAACCGCAGCCCGAGATCACCGGCAGGCGGCCATTGGCTTCGGCCACCGCCGCCGCGACGACGCGGGCGACTTCGTCCGGAGTCAGCGAGAAGAATTCACCGGTGCCGCCGGCGGCGAACAGGCCGGCCAGCTCATGTTCGAGCATCCAGCCGCAATGCGCGCGATAGGCGTCCTCGAC harbors:
- a CDS encoding LysR substrate-binding domain-containing protein, with the protein product MMFELSQLRCFVAAAEELHFGRAAQRLNMTQSPLSRQIQLLERILDVTLLERTSRQVSLTPAGRVFLIEARRIVRLAESAQLSARRVAKGDAGKVAIGFTAVSGYSLVPQIVAQARASLPNIDLELREMVTSEQVDALLTGLIDIGFVRPPLDRQEFDSICVLHEPLLVALPAGDPRQSEAELDLDSFDGQPLIMYARQGAGYFHDMLVRLFDEAGVSPNYVQHVTQIHSMLGLVQAGLAAAIVPQSAAGLHMMDVQFRALKTEPEKPVELHMVWRRDNHNPALEPMRQLCAQTAVS
- a CDS encoding carboxylesterase/lipase family protein, which translates into the protein MRTDCGFVIGRRAVVAGLAALPVAAPAMASGRKDPVAATRYGRVRGRAEGGVLVFRGVRYGADTATRRFQRAVPPKPWTGIADAFAYGAAAPQTRADEPTSEDCLFLNIWTPGLDAGKRPVMVYLHGGAHAHGSGSDPLYDGGNLVRRGDVVVVTLNHRLAGMGYAYLAQLGGPAESGNAGNLDIVLALQWVRDNIAGFGGDPGRVMLFGQSGGGAKAITLMAMPEARPLFHSVATMSGQHVTAAGPNHATERARAWMAKAGAADVAALMAMPVDRLVEAMAMTDPLEDKGEISFVSTLDHGVLPRHPFVPDAPREAAHIPLIVGNTHDETGGWIADWLKAGDTTWDNLPQRLLSQMTKDIAPDHVIRRYREIYPHKSPGQILLAASTAGRSWPGHLIQAEERAKIGAPTWMYQLDYPSPEAGGVLGAFHTLDIPLVFDNVAAKGSRTGDGPDARLLAGRMADAFISLARTGNPNCAGVPAWPHYDLKRRATMIFDRQLRVEDDPRREERLLFAVAPYIKPGG
- the kdgD gene encoding 5-dehydro-4-deoxyglucarate dehydratase produces the protein MTSMSPDQMAAQLGGGLLSFPVTHFDADGAFVEDAYRAHCGWMLEHELAGLFAAGGTGEFFSLTPDEVARVVAAAVAEANGRLPVISGCGYGTAIATGIARDAEKAGADGILLLPPYLMGSKQEGLAAHVEAVCKATGLGVIVYNRDNAILNDETLAGLCERNPNLVGFKDGVGDIELMTRIYARMGDRLTYIGGLPTAETFATPYLTMGVTTYSSAIFNFMPEWALAFYKSVRAGDQAEVMKQLRDFVLPYITLRNQGRGYAVSIVKAGMRMIGRDAGPVRTPLTDLSPAEDAQLRTLIERVSPKALADAA
- a CDS encoding MFS transporter, whose translation is MTDAHARPTHVRYGVIALIFLITTINYADRATFSIAGSSASAELGLSTVQTGFILSAFAWAYVLAQVPGGALLDRFGTKRIYAGAIALWSLFTAMQGFVGLVPVFSAVAMLFALRFMVGLAEAPSFPGNARLVAAWFPGAERGTASAIFNSAQYFSLVAFAPLMGWLVHSFGWRSVFWVMGALGLLATLVFLRFIHSPARHPGINAAELAHIEAGGGLVNMEDGGSAAKTPTFTWNNIRQLLANRMLIGIYLGQYCINVLTYFFVTWFPIYLVKERGLNILEAGIAAAAPAMCGFIGGLAGGYASDFILKKTGSLDWARKGPLVVGMVLATMIIACVWVEAEWLVVVLMSVAFFGKGVASLGWAVMADVAPKQLAGLSGGVFNMFGNIAGIVTPIAVGYIVAGTGSFDLALVFVGVHCVITIFAYLVIAGPIRRVELKA
- a CDS encoding GNAT family N-acetyltransferase; the encoded protein is MLSHRPYLPADRAACLALFDSNVPRFFDVAERPGFAQYLDHAGMRWPYLVVEHDERIVGCGGHAVEPDGVSVALCWGMIDNALHGQGLGRFLTEARLAAARVVPGATRVVLNTSQHTQGFYAGFGFVPEAVTPDGYAPGIDRWDMVLSLD